The Arachis duranensis cultivar V14167 chromosome 9, aradu.V14167.gnm2.J7QH, whole genome shotgun sequence genomic sequence ATAAGAGGTTGGAAGAGCGAGGCGAGGCATATGCCAGGTGGTGCGATGCCATTGGACTTAGACATTGGGTATTGGCATTCGACGAGGGACATCGATGGGGCCATATGACAACGAACCTTGTCGAGTGCATTAACTCAGTGTTGAAGGGTGCCCGTAATCTACCTGTGTTGGCGCTGGTCCGAGCAACATATTATAGGTTAAATGAACTTTTTACGCGGAAGAGTGCCGAGACTCACGAACGTAAGCGTGCTGGATATACGTACTCCGCATTTGCGCAACAGCGGATAGAAGCAAGTATGCAACAGGCTGGGAATATAGTTGTGCACCGCTTTGATAGACGAAATGAGGTGTTTGAGGTGCGCGAAATGACTACTGGAAAGGTGCTAGTTGTTGATCTTGCACGACGGACGTGTGACTGTGGGCACTTTCAGGTTGAACGGATACCATGTCGCCATGTTATTGCTTGCTGTGCTAACAAGCGTCTCGATTGGCAGTTGTATGTGCATGATGTGTACAAAATGACGGAGGTTCGTAAAGTATATAGGTTTGAGTTCACACCTTTAGGTGATCCCGATACATGGCCTGCTTATGAGGGACCCACATTGGTCGCAAATCCCGCGCAGAGGCAAACGTCTAAAGGCAGGCCCAAACTGACCGGATACTTGAATGAAATGGACTCACGCGACATGCGTGGTCCTCGGATATGCCGTCTCTGTGGTGCTCAGGGTCATAGTCAGAGTAGGTGTCCTCAGCGTGCTGGACCGAGTGCTGCTGGTTCGTAGGTTAATATTGTcatgtttgtattttttaatttgtattttgttaGTCGATGCTTTTGAATTTAGACGTGATTGTATTTTTCAATTGTATTTTTCAATTGATATTAAAATGGTCGCTTAACtaaaacattaaaaacaaaCATTAAAACACGGTTTGCATTAAGTTAATAAAACAAGCATTAACTGACTACATCactaaataaaacaaacattAAACACGGTTTATATTAAGTTAACAACAAACATTAACTGACTACATCactaaataaaacaaacattAACTGACTACATCactaaataaaacaaacattAAACACGAAGCTCACTTCTTTCCAACAAACCAGCGCAGTCCCTTACGCATAATGCCCGTCTCTAACCGCGATGGAGTATACCTATCAGGTGGATTTCGCTCCGTCTGTAGGTCATATGGGTGACCTCGAACTGAGTCATCCACCACCGGAGCTCCCAAACCTCCTGCCTCTGTAGGAGCGGCTGAGCCACCTGCATCTATCCGAGGGGCCGACCTACTGAT encodes the following:
- the LOC107464361 gene encoding uncharacterized protein LOC107464361 produces the protein MYVVRKDGVGMISDRHESIRAAVNRSGGDWQPPRAWWMFCIRHIGSNFLRAFKVPHLQKLVINIGYSRTVEEYNINYKRLEERGEAYARWCDAIGLRHWVLAFDEGHRWGHMTTNLVECINSVLKGARNLPVLALVRATYYRLNELFTRKSAETHERKRAGYTYSAFAQQRIEASMQQAGNIVVHRFDRRNEVFEVREMTTGKVLVVDLARRTCDCGHFQVERIPCRHVIACCANKRLDWQLYVHDVYKMTEVRKVYRFEFTPLGDPDTWPAYEGPTLVANPAQRQTSKGRPKLTGYLNEMDSRDMRGPRICRLCGAQGHSQSRCPQRAGPSAAGS